In one window of Lewinella sp. 4G2 DNA:
- a CDS encoding ATP-binding protein → MGNNIDNLRQALAASPDNEYIRRLLIEALREEGGHHAELDKELNHLIRKEPFAMDLKEYLIESYFAQEKYSTCLIIFEEVDDPVLLSPAVRVLIAKAYLKDGDQTRAGEVYRNAVDDDDEVADDELDGLFRLGRDIDFTLEAFEDDSRLMEKPDTSFTDVGGMEQVKREIDLKIIQPLKHADLYKSYGKKVGGGILLYGPPGCGKTFIARATAGQIDANFISVGLNDVLDMWIGNSEKQLAEYFDLARRKAPCVLFFDEVDALGAKRSDMRQSAGRNLINQFLAELDGIEANNDGLLIIGATNVPWHLDSAFRRPGRFDRIIFVPPPDEQGREAILKLKLEGKPLGKVDYTKVARATKDFSGADLNAVIDIAVETILEKAIQTGVPEPIQTKHLLDAAKRHRPSTTEWFTTARNYATFANKGGLYDDILKHLK, encoded by the coding sequence ATGGGTAACAATATTGACAATCTGCGGCAGGCACTGGCCGCTTCCCCTGATAATGAGTACATCCGCCGGCTGCTGATTGAGGCGTTGCGGGAAGAGGGCGGACACCACGCCGAACTGGACAAGGAGTTAAACCACCTGATCCGCAAGGAACCTTTCGCGATGGACCTGAAGGAGTACCTCATTGAGAGCTACTTCGCGCAGGAGAAGTATTCCACCTGCCTCATCATTTTTGAAGAGGTGGACGACCCGGTATTGCTTTCCCCCGCCGTACGCGTCCTCATCGCCAAAGCTTACCTGAAGGATGGTGATCAAACCCGGGCCGGAGAAGTCTACCGCAATGCCGTAGATGACGACGATGAGGTAGCCGACGACGAACTCGACGGCCTCTTCCGCCTGGGCCGCGACATCGACTTCACCCTGGAAGCTTTCGAGGATGACAGCCGCCTGATGGAGAAGCCCGACACCAGTTTCACTGACGTTGGTGGAATGGAACAGGTGAAGCGAGAGATCGACCTGAAGATCATCCAACCCCTGAAGCACGCGGACTTGTACAAGAGCTATGGCAAGAAGGTGGGTGGCGGGATCCTGCTTTACGGCCCACCCGGTTGTGGAAAGACCTTCATCGCCCGGGCCACCGCCGGACAGATCGATGCTAACTTCATCAGCGTTGGTCTAAACGACGTACTCGATATGTGGATCGGCAATTCCGAGAAGCAACTCGCCGAATACTTTGACCTGGCGCGCCGGAAAGCACCCTGCGTCCTGTTCTTCGACGAAGTGGATGCCCTCGGGGCGAAGCGTTCCGATATGCGGCAATCCGCCGGTCGCAACCTCATCAACCAGTTCCTGGCCGAGCTGGATGGCATCGAGGCGAATAACGATGGTCTCCTCATCATTGGCGCCACGAACGTCCCCTGGCACCTGGACAGCGCCTTCCGCCGTCCGGGCCGCTTTGACCGCATTATTTTCGTCCCGCCGCCGGACGAGCAGGGTAGGGAGGCCATCCTGAAACTGAAGTTGGAGGGCAAGCCGCTGGGTAAGGTTGACTACACCAAGGTTGCCCGCGCCACGAAGGATTTCTCTGGCGCCGATCTGAATGCGGTGATTGATATCGCCGTGGAAACGATCCTGGAAAAGGCGATCCAAACAGGCGTACCAGAACCGATCCAAACCAAACATTTGCTGGACGCCGCGAAGCGCCACCGCCCTTCGACTACAGAGTGGTTTACGACGGCACGGAATTACGCTACCTTCGCGAATAAGGGAGGTTTGTACGATGATATTTTGAAGCATTTGAAGTAG